Sequence from the Toxoplasma gondii ME49 chromosome Ib, whole genome shotgun sequence genome:
ACCTCAAGAGGCAGCCTCGTGCAGTGGAACGCGCGCCGGACtgttcgttctttttctgtgtacAGGGAGAAGATTATCTTGGCATTGTCAAGTGGCGATTCTACGGACGATGTCCGAACTGCCGGGGAGAGATTTGCTTCAAGACTGGTGAGCTCCCTTCGTGCGCGAAGAGTGAAGATAaagtttctttttcctttctcagTGAAAGTGGGTCCACCCCCTCAAACTGTTGTGTGCATGCCTagctcgcatgcagtttcgcAGAAACGACTCTATGTGACCGTCTCTGCGGAGAGGTCAGGCTGTCGGGCGAACGGATgctcctgtctgtctctgtgtctatTTATCGAcctatctatatatgtatgcatgtctctctgtgtgtgtgtaaatTTGTCGAATCTGTGTCAGCGTTCGTCTACATCGcacctccgtctctctgtctacatCTACATCTACGTCTGGcatcctgtctccgtctctgtaCACTCATTGATCTGTGCTGCAACCTTGTGTTTCTGTCGGCGGAGCGGGTGTGGATTTGAAGGGGACGCAGAGGACAGTCTGATTCGACGAGTGCTTAGCCCATGTCACTCTTTTGAGGGTGCCTCTGCACCCTAGGCGAAGAGGTGCAGCGTGTTCACGGAACGCCTGAAATCCCCGAGAGTATCCCCGTTGCGCCCTTCGTCAGTGCCGAGCCGACTCGCGTTCTCAAACTTCTAGACTCCAGGGAAAGGAGTCCGCTGTGTTGACTCTCACTGTGGTTGTCGGCGACAGCTCGACGAACGACTTGTTCGTCAGGTGTCCAGATTAACCTCTACTGGCGTACatcgaggaaagagaaagtggaaagcCGCCGGAGGGGGGACATTAACACAAACGTGCATGTGAGGGTCTGCTCTGCGCTCTGGCAAGTCTGCATTACATTCCCTTGCACAAGACTGTTGATCCCCGACGACCGGATCGCGTAGCTGGACGACTCAGAAAGAGAATCAGTCAAAGTCCTTTGAACTCATTGAACGaagagtctgcatgcacaaacgTCACCACTCGTCGACAGGGTTCTGAATGTTGCTGTTTCTGCAGATCCAAAGAACGGAGACTATGTGCTCGAGTGGGGGGGCACTAGGACGTATGACCCTATGAGGGATCAACAACTGGCAGAAGAGCGCCTGCGAAAAGAGCGAGTGAGTGCACTTGgcgtgtgtgtttctttcaCTCTGGGTCGTCTCGTTTTGGGACAAGTGGCTTGTCTCGGCTTTCTccgttctgctctcttcgcaAATTCGAAAAACGCATGCCCGTTTGTCCACTCTCTTCGCCCTTCCTCGCCTTGTCTACGCGTCTCTcatcttctcgtttttccaccGCGTGTCGGACTCTCTTCCAAAGTTGTAAGGCACAGGCTGCATACCACTAGATTGAATACCCTTAACATGATTGTCATGGAGAGCGCAATcgaacttggatccggtagCCCCCCACCCCAacctcctcgctttccttcctgtctcagTTTCGCCTGTATTTGGCAGCGGCCTTTTCGCCTCCGCTCTTCTGTGCGTGTCGGATGTCTTCTCGTGACGTGCTGCggcgcgtttcttttctttctgaagCTCAATGCTTGGATTTTCTCGTTCCGCCTTCTCAGCGGGGCCCTGAGAAACACAATTCGATATGGACTCTTGTGTTCCAGCAAAGAAACCTTGTCGGAGATACTTGAAACCTATTCCGTGCGAACACAGGTCCTTCGTGCTTTTGCGGTGCTCGCGACCTCGTGTTTCAGCAGGTCACAGACCCTCCACCTGCCTCtatgtgtgtcttcttttgctcGCGGAGTGCTTGTTCACGTCGCACATGAATTTGACATGTGCGGCACCTGATGTGGAACGAGCCTGTTCAAAGCCTGTTGTCCACGTTCCGGTTTACAACGCGTTTCTCTAACCTCATCAGGAGGAAGAGTTGGAGGGCGACCGCATGAAACAAGTCGAAGCGAAAACATACAACGTGCAGAACGAGCTGGCCGCGCTGGAGCAGCTCGAGGAGCTCAGGAAAATGAATCGCCGCCTGGTCGACCGCGAAGCGGCCACCGAACAGGCTCTCCAGTTTctgagacagaacgaagtgaaccgcgaggaagacgccgaCGAGTGGGACGCCGAGGAGCGGACCGAGTTGATGAAGTTCATGCAGATGCAGCGGGAGCTTCGGGAtcgggaagacgaagagccgGAGTCTGAGGAGGAGGGTAAGGCGTTTTTCCAGACTCGTGAGGACTTCACAGGAAAAGTGTTGGGCGGAGTAGAAATGGATTCCTGCtgtgcagaaaagagaggtcAGGGTGCGGTTCTTGTCGAAAACCGGCACCCCCGCGAGCAGTTACAGTGGCTTTCGAATGCATGGCAAGAAACTGAGCGGGTCCAGGCGAGGGGCGCTTCGACGATAAAACGAAGAcccgcgaagaagagcggcgtGGTCTTTCGCCGTTATGTTATCTTCGAGAACGTGTTTCGCGCGTTTCGCGGGTGAGCTAGAATCTGTGTGGTTCGCCgttctttctgcatgcagagagcgtCCAAAATCCTAGCGCGCCACGGTCCcggtcgtcttctccagggAACGCCGCAAACACACAGGCAGACAGTCGGGCAAAATCCTCTGACGCACCCTCCCACTCGTCTTTTCCACTTACAAGCTCCTCGTCCCCGGAATCCCGTAGTGAAGCCTCGAGTCCGCGCTcgacaaggaaagagagaggaagcagtcTGAGTgagagcgagggcgaggcgtCGCTAGATGCTGCAAGCCGTAGGGCCGAAGGCTCTCTGGGACTGAAGGCGGAAAGAAAATCTTTTCAActtgaaagagaagacgcagacaggagGACGCCGCAGAGTGCGCCGAAGGCTCCTGGGACGTCTGCTGCCGGGTCGTCCATGTTCATGCTCACTGCGGTGACTGGCAAGAGTCCACGGCTAgttgtgaagaagaagaaggaagaaagcgacagttTCTCAGATCTCTTAGGCTCCTACGCATCTTCCTCGtcgagcgacgaagaaaagaccgagacagacgagggTGCTCGGGCGAACGGACGCGAACGAGATTCCAGTGAGACACcaagcagcagccgcggcagTCAGCCACACGCTTAGAGCAGCTCACTtgaaaggcagaaagaaacgtGGGGGAAAATCGATTGGTTaggggaaaaacgaaagtgCTCTAGACTGCGCAAAAAACGGTGAAAACTTGGTCGGACTCAAGGTGCGCATAAGGGAATCAAAACCCGAGTGTGACGGAACGTCTCAGCggagaaaagtgaagaagaaagccggACTCGCTTTCTCGAACCTGCTCACTGTTTTGCCATCTGTGGAGGAGCTCCTTGGAGGGCTCGCTGGATGGTTGGGGAATCGACAGCGTGGTTGGGAGACCACGGCTGTAAACTTGTTTTTGATCTTTTTaagaacgcttcgtcacaaaCTCCGCACACGTGAGGCATCAGTGCCCACGCCGCGTGGACTTGcaagcgacgaggaagcgtGTGCACAAAGTTCGTTGGGCTGGCTTCAGAGACTGTCCCATCAACAAGCCCTTAGTGCAACGTGAAAGCCACTCCTGCAGCTATCCAAGCGTTGTTCTGGCAACTACTCAATCAGGAAAGCAACCTGTGCTGCAAGCATGCCGACCACGGCAATctgttgtgtctctcccatTGATTCGGTGAGGCGACGCAATACTGGTATTCTTTTGCTATCAAGTGCGCTGGCACAGAACACAAGTAGGCCAGCCCATCAGCAAATAATCCACACCATAATCTCCCTTGTTTCGGAAAACATATGCGAAACTTCATGCTTTCCTCCTAATGTGCTCGTTCCTCGTAAAAAGTACCGTAGAACCTGGCTCCGCTGGAGCGCTTTGCGCGGACTGTGTTAGTTGATGTCTGCAGGAATTTGATACAGTTCCCACATACGTTCGGGTTATCAGAGGAGCTGACAAACTCCCAGTCTCCCACCAAGAAAGAAATGCCTCTGAGAAACAAACACTCCTCTCGAACAAGCGTACAAAAATGCTGATGGCT
This genomic interval carries:
- a CDS encoding hypothetical protein (encoded by transcript TGME49_207400); translation: MADRKVLVRYYPPDFDFDVLRQKKRVLYRAKELQHGKKPRQTGMSKIMHVRMMFPFTLQCASCKEFVYVGTKFNSRVERVQGEDYLGIVKWRFYGRCPNCRGEICFKTDPKNGDYVLEWGGTRTYDPMRDQQLAEERLRKEREEELEGDRMKQVEAKTYNVQNELAALEQLEELRKMNRRLVDREAATEQALQFLRQNEVNREEDADEWDAEERTELMKFMQMQRELRDREDEEPESEEEESVQNPSAPRSRSSSPGNAANTQADSRAKSSDAPSHSSFPLTSSSSPESRSEASSPRSTRKERGSSLSESEGEASLDAASRRAEGSLGLKAERKSFQLEREDADRRTPQSAPKAPGTSAAGSSMFMLTAVTGKSPRLVVKKKKEESDSFSDLLGSYASSSSSDEEKTETDEGARANGRERDSSETPSSSRGSQPHA